One Penaeus monodon isolate SGIC_2016 chromosome 42, NSTDA_Pmon_1, whole genome shotgun sequence genomic window, taaggtgtttcacttggacagtctaagggaggaggagtgtgcccatgggcaCGGTTCACCATGGGAgtgtctgaccgattcacagaactcgacaacctgatggacccggTTGCTCTGTGagagctcttcaagcgtgtaacactcgaagcagcccaggagtccattggtgtacgcccaagggcaaggcagaattccatctccctggagacattagaggccactgaagcatgttgcatggcttggctgaatggtaatcaagtcttgcgtcgctccatggtgcgtagggctcggacactgctgagaatggacaaggaacagttcatcaggaatcttgctgaggaggttgaaggccatttcttggtaaacgaccttcgccctgcctgccaaggcctgagaaagctgaactcctcctcacagatgactgcgttctgatcagtggatggacggatcatctcagatcatgttggggttcgtgaacgttgggctgagtattttgagcagttgtaccaggtagaccctccaacagctagcttggatgcaagtgatgtcacagtgcttgtgccggacccacccatcagcgaggaaccccctaccctaacagaggttaggatggcgatctccaagctgaaaagtgggaaagctgcaggcatatgtgatatccttgctgaatagctaaaggctgggggtgaacctatggctcggggcctgcatacagtcctgactgccatctagcagtctggcaccattcccctgacctgctgaggggcgtggtcatcccgctctggaaggggaaaggggatcattgggactgtagcatctACCATGGCattgcactgctcagcataccaggcaaggttctcacccacattcatctgaaacggatccgcaaccacctactgaggcatcagagaactgagcagtctggatttactcctggcaaatccacaatagaccgtatactagcgcttcgagtaattgttgagtttggtcgtgggttgcttgcaacctacatcgacctcaagaaggcgtttgactcgatgcatcgggaatcgctatgggagatcctgagactcaggggaattccaacacagattattggcctaatagcatgcctttatactggtactgaaagtgctgttaagtgtggtgggggtctgtcgaacttcttccctgttagttcaggggtgaggcaaggctgtgtccttgcaccaacacttttcaacacctgtatgaactggatgatgggcagagctactagccaaagtcagtatggagcaacactaggcaatatcaaggtctcagaccttgattttgccgaggatgttgctatcctatatgAGTCCTTGGAGACACTGGtcacttgatgcatttagcaatgaggcgaagcccttaggcctagaggtctcctggaccaagaccaagatttaggactttggggcctgttaggggaacccattcggtcgatccatgcttgcggtgaggacgttgaagttacagagagttttacataccttggtagcgtaatcCATATCtatgggttgtcagaccaagaatggtctggcaacaggagccatgaactcgatcaacaagagcatttggagatgttggtatctatgcagaaggaccaagctgcgtgtcgtcaaggccttaatactgccagttttgctctatggaatcgaaacctggacgctatccagtgtcttggattctcgtcttgatgccttttgtaacaagtcccttcaccggaccatggggtacagttggcaggaccacgtgtccaactggcagttacaccgtgagactggcatggtacctgttacttgcataatccgggatcgccaactcaggctatatggatacctagctcgcttccctatggacgaccctgcccataaggttgtctctctgcgagacaaccctgggtagaggaTGCCTGTGAGACGACCCGGGAGatcatgtatgtacacacgcacacacacacacacacacacacacacatatatatatatatacacacatatatatatatatatatatatatatatatatatatatatatatatatatatatatgtaccatacctatctatctatctatctctctctctctttatatatgcttatatatatctatacacacacacacaaacaaatatatatatatatatatatatatatatatatacatatatatatatatatatatatatataatatatatatatatatatatatacatatatacacacacacacacacacacacacacacacacacacatatatatatatatatatatatatatatatatatatatatatatatatatacatataaatatatatatatgcttatatatatacaaatatatataacacacaacacacatacacacactcacacacacacacacatacatacacacacacacacacacacacatacatatatatatatatatatatatatactgtatatatgtatatatagaatatatatacatatatatacatatatatatatatatatatatatatatatatatatatatatatatatatatatatatatatatatatacatatatatatatatatatatgcacacacacatacacacacacacacacacacacacacacacacacacacacacacacacacacacacacattatatatatatatatatatatatatatatatatatatatatatatatatatatatgtatttgtgtgtttggagtatgtgtgtgcgagtatgtatatatgctatcttGCAGAAcatctatattttatacacaagTGAGATCACCTTCACtacagaaagggaaggagaggggtatgTTTTTTTActcaggaaaaaaagtgaaatagcaCGTGTTTTCCTAGGGAATCACAGGACACGGAATATGATTTCCATAAAGGAATTTATTGGAAACGTCCATGTCCGAATTTTGGAAAGAATGATAAGTATATTTTCGAGGTATAGTATGTGAATGtagacaaggatttttttttttttttttaatctatctacatttttttttcgaaatagtaTCAGACAGTAAAATACTCTCTATCATTACCTCATAATCCTGTCTGCAACTGTTGCCAGagcgaggcgagggagagagtttGGCGCGAGTATAAAAAGCCTGAGCTCGTGTTGGGCGCCATCATTCCCTCCGCCGACATGTCCCTCAAGGTAGGCTCGCGGACTAAGTATTGCGAGGTGTGAAGTGACTCCTTATTGGGTGAACAGTGGCATTCAAATAGAATTGATGTCGTTTATTCTGTGAGTGTCTTCGTTGAAATGATATACGGTTTTTGATAGACATacgtatacatcatatatatatatatatatatatatatatatatatatatatacatatatatatatatatatatatatatatatttatatatatataaacgaactcAGTCATATGACGAATTATTTCGTTGTATACATTTTACTACTGCGGAGTCAACATTTGAAACTTATATGGTCAGAAATGAAGCAAAATCTGTTTATCCGAATTCCCAGATCGCCGTCATCGCCTGCATGGTTGTCGTGGCCTTGGCTGATCaggccccctacccccctcctcctggcCCCTACCACCCTCAGCAACGGCCCTACAGCGAACCTGACTACCCTGATGTAAGTTCTTTCCCCAGTGCTGAGGAGTTTTGTAAATCCCTTGGTTAGTAGAATTGGATTGaatgtattttgcttttgttccttacaatgtactatttattttttcccttttttattagtattttccaCAAAGTACGTTTGCCGTGATGTTTAAGAAATGGAGAAACATCTCTCAAATGTAAGACACTGAAACGCGCTATTCTTATTTCCGTCTCCAAAGAACAGTCCGTTAAAATGCCCTTTTCCGACGCCACACACACAGGTCCCACCCAAGTACACCTACAACTACGGCGTCGCCGACGGCTACTCCGGCGTCAACCTCGGCCACTCGGAAGCCCGCGACGGCTACAGGACCGAGGGCAGCTACAGcgtcgacctccccgacggccgcaagcagatcgtcaaGTACGTGGACAACGGCGACGGTCTTGAAACTGAGAtcacctacgagggcgaggctcagtaccctGAGCACACGCCCGCCTACaggccccctcccccagcctaCCCTGCTCCCCATGCGTAGAGACATGTAAAGAATAATGGACAATATATCAAATCATTTTCAAGTTTACTGACTCATCGTCCATCTTCACAGACATATTTGCTTGTtactacgttttttttatttgcattaataAACTTTTATTTGTGTGAAGCTACTCTTTTGTTTGACCCAAGTTAGGCAGCACCACTTCCGATTAACACTGTGCTGGTATGGCGTAAAATACAAGCCACATCGACTGTTATTTCAGTTTAGTGATTGTTTTTGCACATGAATGGCTGTCAAATATTTAGTCACTAAGAAACTCACCTGTCTGGCCTACCTgtctcacctatttacccttttcgttgaattatatatgtgtatgtatataaacgtatatatatatatatatatatatatatatatatatatacatatacatatatatatatatatatatatatatatatatatatatatgtgtgtgtgtgtgtgtgtgtgtgtgtctgtgtgtgtgtgtgtgtttgtgtgtgtgtgtgtgtgtgtgtgtgtgtgtgtgtttgtgtgtgtgtgtgtgtatatatgtatatatacgtatgtatatatatatgtgcgtgtatgtgtttgtgtgtgtgtataagacagGTTaacgctgtctatctatctatctatctatctatctatctatctatctatatatatatatatatatatatatatatatatatatatatatatatatgcgtgtgtgttttttatatatacatgcatacacagaaaagcaaactcacacccacacatttatatagaaagtttaaaatatagtatgtatacacacacacacacacacacacacacacacacacacacacacacatatatatatatatatatatatatatatatatatatatatatatagttatatatttatatggatgtatatacgtataatgtgcatatatatatatatatatatatatatatatattgccaggttctggcagatatcttttaaggacggatgcccttcctgacgccaaccatctctatttactcgggcttgggaccggcactgacctgggctggcttatatacttatatatatacttatatatataagtatatagttatatatttatatggatatatatatatatatatatatatgtgtatatatatatatatatatatatatatatatatatatatatatatattatcccattcttatatggggtcgccatgacgaTCAGGTTCTAGCGGATAtcttttatgaccggatgcccttcctgacgccaactatctctatttactcgggcttgggaccggcactgacctgggctggcttgcccaccctgtggctaggtacgcaatcgatgtgaagttcgaaccctcgaacttagattgccgtcgtgagagtcttgagtccgatgctctaaccactcggccaccgcggcccgatatatatatatatatatatatatatatatatatatatatatatatatatatacacatatcaatacatatatacatatatatatatatatatacatatatatatatatatatattatgtatatatgtatatataaatgtatatatgtatatatacatatatatgtgtatatatatgcatatatacatatatataaatgtatatatatatatatatatatatatataaatatatatatatatatatataactcaggctatatgggcacctagctcgtttccctgtggtcgaccctgggtggaggaggcctgtgggacgacccagatcatatatgtacacatgcacacacacacacacacacacacacacacacacacacacacacacacacacacacacatatatatatatatatatattatatatatatatatatatatatatatatatatatatgtatatatatatatatatatatatatatatatatatacatatatatatatatatatatgtgcacacacacgcacacacacacatacacacacacacacacacacacatatattatatatatatatatacatatacatatatatatatatatattatatatatatatatatatatatatatatatatatttgtgtgtgtggagtatgtgtgtgcgagtatgtatatatgctatcttGCAGAAcatctatattttatacacaagTGAGATCACCTTCACTgcagaaagggaagggaatcACAGAGCACAGAATATGAGTTCCATAAAGGAATTTATAGGAAACGTCCATGTCCGAATTTTGGAAAGaatgatagtatgatattttGGAGGTATAGTATGTGAATGcaaacaaggattttttttgagatgtgaatacaattttttttttttttttgagatgtgaatacaaacaaagattttttttgagatgtgaatacaaacaaagatttttttttttttgagatgtgaATGCAAACAAGGTATTTTTTTGAGAAATGGGTATTATATGCACTCAATTAagccgatgatatatatatgtatatatatatagattgttaatctatctacattttttttttttcaaaatagtaTCAGACAGTAAAATACTCTCTATCATTACCTCATAATCCTGTCTGCAACTGTTGCCAGagcgaggcgagggagagagtttGGCGCGAGTATAAAAAGCCCGAGATCGTGTTGGGCGCCATCATTCCCTCCGCCGACATGTCCCTCAAGGTAGGCTCGCGGACTAAGTATTGCGAGGTGTGAAGTGACTCCTTATTGGGTGAACAGTGGCATTCAAATAGAATTGATGTCGTTTATTCTGTGAGTGTCTTCGTTGAAATGATATACGGTTTTTGAtagacatacgtatacatatatatacatacttgtatatatatatatatatatatatatatatatatatatatatatataaacgaactcAGTCATATGACGACTTATTTCGTTGTATACATTTTACTACTGCGGAGTCAACATTTGAAACTTATATGGTCAGAATTGAAGCAAAATCTGTTTCACCCGAATTCCCAGATCGCCGTCATGGCCTGCATGGTTGTCGTGGCCTTGGCTGATCaggccccctacccccctcctcctggcCCCTACCACCCTCAGCAACGGCCCTACAGCGAACCTGATTACCCTGATGTAAGTTCTTCCCCAGTGCTGAGGAGTTTTGTAAATCCCTTGGTTAGTAGAATTGAATTGaatgtattttgcttttgttccttacaatgtactatttatttttccctttatattagtattttccaCAAAGTACGTTTGTCGTGATGTTTAAGAAATGGAGAAACATCTCTCAAATGTAAGACACTGAAACGCGCTATTCTTATTTCCGTCTCCAAAGAACAGTCCGTTAAAATGCCCTTTTCCGACGCCACACACACAGGTCCCACCCAAGTACACCTACAACTACGGCGTCGCCGACGGCTACTCCGGCGTCAACCTCGGCCACTCGGAAGCCCGCGACGGCTACAGGACCGAAGGCAGCTACAGCGTCGACCTCCCCGACGGAAGTAAAGCAGAATCCAGTCAAGTACGTGGACAACGCGACGGTTGTTGAAACTGCTTGAGATCACATACGAGGGGAAGCTCAGACCCTGAGCACACGCCCGCCTACAGGCCCCCGTTCCCCCCCCAAGACTACCCTGATCCCCACATGCGAGAGACATGTAAAGAAATGGGgaacaatatatcaaaatatcattTTACAAGTTTACTGACTCCATCGTCCATCTTCACAGACATATTTGCTTGTGACtacgtttttttatttgcattaataAACTTTATTGTGTGAAGTACTCTTTTGTTTGACCCAAGTTAGGCAGCAACCACTTCGATTAAACTCTGCTAGTTTATGGCGTAAACTACATGCCACCTTCGAATGTAATTCAGGTAGTGATTGGTTTTTGCACCATGGAATGCTGTGCAAATATTTAGTCACTTAAGGACATCACACTGCCGGCCTACACTGTCTAGTATTTACCATTTCGTTGAATTTCGGAAAGATTTAGTTAcctggtattattattagcatatgaGTAACACTAACAAAAGTAATGTCAAACAATAATTTAGAACCTTGCGATTTCCATAGCTGAAGAAGAAAATATGTTTTCTTCCCGAAAAAATTTGAGGAAATCAGTTGAGGTATCGTGTTGGCAGGCCTATTTACTCcgtggtggctgagcacttgtggagaaAAATTATATGTGAAAAGGCAAACCCTTTCCATAGAGTATTCTAActtctgtacattatatatttatcacactgACAGGAACATCCGTTTTACTCCTGGTAATTCTAACAATGTGGAGATACATGATTATTCATCTCATTGTTCATAGTGCAAACGTAGTGGCAATCAAGTTCCGTTCTCTTTCTCAAACCTGTCACTCTATGCAGTATATTGCGATATGAATGTGAATGCAGTTCCAAGTAAATATGTACAAATGAAAACCTcgagtatgtaatattataatagagaataatattatatgatagataatagagaggtatatatatatatatatacatagattaataaatataatatataatatattatatatataatatatttaatgatattatatagagatatatatatactatatatagatatattatatatatagaagagagtagaagtatatatagatataatactacaAAAACATGTAagtcattcatatatgtacaaatacctATTATTATACATCTAATATGTAATAGGattagagatctatatatatctatatataatatatatatatataatatatatatatatatataaatactatatataaatacataccacaagacacacaaagacaaacatatatctgtatagtatgtatttacatggtatatatatatataatatagaatatatatatatatatatacatatatatgcatatatatatatataggatatataatatatgggtgtgtgtgttgggtgtggtgggtctgtgtgtgtgtgtgtgtgtgtgagttaaggACAGTTTTAAtaatctcgtctctctcatctctatctctctccatatctctactctctctctctctatatatataatatatatatagatatatatatatctaagatatatatagatatatatagtttatataagtatatagttatatatttatatggatatatatatatatatatatatcatatatatatatacatttttttttatcccattcttgtatggggtcgccatgacgaTCAGGTTCTAGCAGATATATTTATGGCGGATGCCCCTCCTGAGCCCCAAAACCTCTCATCTAATCGGGGCTTGcggaccagcactgccttgggctgtcttgcccacccagtggctaggtacgcaatcgaagtgaagttcgaACCCTTCGAACGTTTGATTGCAGGTAGGGGACAGTCTTGAGTGCCGTATGCTCTAACTCACTACGGCACCGCGGtcccctatatataatatgagtatgtatatatgatagaaacAAGGTCAATATATTAGAGTaagtattagatatagatatagatatagattatatcgatatactagattattattatagaatgttAATATCTACATGTGactttacatataaaacatatgtattctTAGGGAATCAGaaaatcgatagatatatagattatatatatatatatatatatataacgatataatatatatatatatgcatatatatgcagcatatacaataatattatctatctattatatatatatatagattatatatatatagatatatgatatata contains:
- the LOC119599465 gene encoding pro-resilin-like — protein: MVVVALADQAPYPPPPGPYHPQQRPYSEPDYPDVPPKYTYNYGVADGYSGVNLGHSEARDGYRTEGSYSVDLPDGRKQIVKYVDNGDGLETEITYEGEAQYPEHTPAYRPPPPAYPAPHA